One window of the Spea bombifrons isolate aSpeBom1 chromosome 8, aSpeBom1.2.pri, whole genome shotgun sequence genome contains the following:
- the TLR4 gene encoding toll-like receptor 4, with translation MPTQSLFLKIMEYHRQWIFLINSCCLFYSCGNGCKEAIPQLYFICIDGNFTNLPLNLPESTQKLDLSFNPLKYINSNYFSYLFNLQYLDLTRCSITVIEDLAFSGLDNLHSLILTGNPLKYCAHLSFFGLRSLHRLVVVETSLISILDLPIAHLTSLRELNAGSNLISTLHFPEHLLFLHVLDLHDNHITEIHFRDIVNLRGANTFNLSLIVSRNPITLISPGAFSFVTLRLLQIQGCFPNAEALTKGLKAMSGLQVTNLEIGHYRNSAFKIIFQNELLKGLCEMKLNELTINGMYFQTTNTLLDCLQNITSLRLVNSDLKIFTTQSVLSPKLQYFELKKCMLSNFSLEIVSMFPSLREIRITDNPKLSTFTEHLNDLNMLELLDLSRNQLMIKSCCNQIISGIQVLYHLNLSYNVRIGFRSEFLIMPQLLSLDLSHSELENVGKFPIFMLLGKLTVLDLSYTYCEFLIHCSFCGMYNLKWLSVSHTTFVDGILGTIFRNMTQLRFLDLSACNLENIPIDTFKGLGLLQELDLSKNRLLELKSAVLNSLPALINLDLSANHITGMADDIARVLSVRMTKVDISQNPFDCSCSQANFLLWVQEQKNRILLHTNYMLCKSPENWKGLGLSSVTYDCSMGLFVVVGALAIILCSSLAILVYCCYYHKYLYLMCHWCYQHLHSEQMQGEEYDAFVIFSTADEEWVRGDLVPKLEEGVPQFRLCLHYRDFIPGIPITSNIVNVLLRSRNSLVIISKSFMRSQWCSFEFELAKSRQFIDSKAAIIIIQLEAVTDAQLKQMLGLHKYLRKNTYLKWGDGPIERRIFWVRLREALKQGYNQLNRTPQLEVSKGPDA, from the exons GCGATTCCTCAATTATATTTCATCTGCATTGATGGTAATTTCACAAATCTACCGTTAAATTTACCGGAAAGTACACAGAAATTAGACCTCAGTTTCAATCcactgaaatatataaattctaattaCTTCTCATACCTCTTCAACCTCCAGTATCTTGATCTTACCAG GTGCAGTATCACAGTTATTGAAGACTTGGCTTTCTCAGGTCTTGACAACTTGCATTCTCTGATTCTCACTGGTAACCCACTGAAATATTGTGCTCATCTATCCTTCTTTGGACTTAGGTCTTTACATAGACTTGTTGTAGTGGAAACATCTCTTATTTCTATTTTGGATCTTCCAATAGCACATCTGACATCTCTCCGAGAATTAAATGCTGGTAGCAATCTGATTAGCACACTGCATTTCCCAGAACATCTGCTCTTTCTCCATGTTCTTGACCTCCATGATAACCATATTACTGAAATTCACTTTAGAGACATTGTTAACCTAAGGGGTGCAAACACATTTAACCTCTCTCTTATAGTGTCTCGTAATCCGATTACATTAATTTCCCCTGGAGCGTTCAGCTTTGTTACCTTGCGGTTATTGCAAATACAAGGCTGTTTTCCTAATGCAGAGGCTCTAACCAAAGGCTTAAAAGCAATGTCTGGTCTTCAAGTTACAAACTTAGAAATTGGACACTATAGGAATTCTGCATTTAAAATCATCTTCCAGAATGAGCTTCTGAAGGGGCTCTGTGAGATGAAACTCAATGAACTAACAATTAATGGCATGTACTTCCAAACAACAAATACATTGCTTGACTGCTTACAGAATATTACATCTCTACGTTTGGTAAACTCCGATCTAAAGATATTTACCACTCAATCTGTGCTTTCTCCTAAACTTCAATATTTTGAACTCAAAAAGTGTATGCTCTCCAACTTTTCTTTGGAAATTGTTTCAATGTTCCCATCCCTCCGGGAGATCAGAATAACAGATAATCCAAAACTCTCTACGTTTACAGaacatttaaatgatttaaatatgcttGAATTATTGGATTTGAGTAGAAATCAATTGATGATAAAGTCTTGCTGCAATCAGATAATCTCTGGCATACAGGTCCTATACCATCTCAACCTAAGTTACAATGTGCGTATTGGCTTTAGAAGTGAATTTCTAATTATGCCTCAGCTGTTGTCCTTAGATTTAAGTCACTCAGAGCTAGAAAATGTGGGAAAATTTCCAATTTTCATGCTTTTGGGCAAGCTAACTGTCCTTGATCTTTCATACACGTATTGTGAGTTCCTTATACATTGTTCATTTTGTGGGATGTATAATTTGAAATGGCTCAGTGTGTCGCACACTACCTTTGTTGATGGCATACTGGGTACTATATTCCGAAATATGACTCAACTCCGTTTTCTGGACCTATCTGCTTGTAACCTGGAGAACATTCCTATAGATACATTCAAAGGACTTGGATTATTGCAGGAGTTAGACCTGAGTAAGAACAGGTTGCTGGAGCTCAAATCAGCAGTGCTCAACTCACTTCCAGCACTTATTAATTTAGACCTCAGTGCTAACCACATCACAGGAATGGCTGACGACATAGCCAGGGTATTATCTGTAAGGATGACAAAAGTGGATATCTCTCAGAATCCATTCGACTGTTCTTGCAGTCAAGCTAATTTTTTGCTGTGGGTTCAGGAGCAAAAGAACAGGATCCTGCTTCACACGAACTATATGCTTTGCAAGAGTCCAGAAAACTGGAAAGGTTTGGGGTTGAGCAGTGTGACTTATGATTGTAGTATGGGCCTGTTTGTGGTTGTAGGTGCACTGGCCATTATACTTTGTAGCTCATTGGCAATTTTAGTATATTGCTGTTACTACCACAAATATTTGTACCTTATGTGCCACTGGTGTTATCAACACCTACATTCAGAACAGATGCAAGGAGAAGAGTATGATGCCTTTGTTATATTTTCAACTGCAGATGAAGAATGGGTAAGAGGAGACCTGGTTCCCAAGCTAGAAGAGGGTGTGCCACAATTTCGTCTTTGCCTACACTACCGAGATTTCATACCTGGTATCCCTATTACCTCCAACATAGTCAATGTACTCCTGAGAAGTCGCAATTCTCTGGTCATAATTTCTAAAAGCTTTATGCGGAGTCAGTGGTGCAGTTTTGAGTTTGAACTAGCGAAGTCCAGGCAGTTCATAGACAGTAAAGCAGCCATAATTATCATTCAGTTGGAGGCAGTAACAGATGCCCAGCTAAAGCAGATGCTTGGGCTCCACAAATACTTACGTAAGAACACttacttaaagtggggggatgGACCTATAGAGAGGAGAATATTTTGGGTACGTCTACGGGAAGCTTTAAAGCAGGGATATAATCAATTGAATCGTACTCCACAGTTAGAAGTCAGTAAAGGACCAGATGCATGA